The stretch of DNA ctgagcaaaaatctggtttaggctgaaaaaggattgctgatgttgttggattctgacctccctgcactcgaaatggattttctagagctatagatatccaattggcacgctctcaacggagttggaaagtagacatccagggctttccagcaatatataatagttcatactttgcgcgaagatagacaacataaattggcgttcaacgtcagtatcatgctgctgtctggcgtccagcgccagaaacaggttacaagttggagttcaacgcccaaaactcgtcacaacctggcgttcaactccagaaacagcccaagcacgtgagaagctttagtctcagccccagtacacaccaagtggtccccagaagtggatttatgcaccaattatcttagttcacTTAATTTCTGtgaacctaggttactagtttactatttaaacaacttttagaggattaccttgtacctcatgacattttcagatctgaattttgtacactttgacggcatgagtctctaaactccattgttggggtgaggagctctgcagcatctcgatgaattaatgcaagtgtTTCTATTcctccattcaaacgtgtgtcttcctatctaagatgttcattcgcgcttaattatgaagaaggtgatgatccgtgacactcatcaccttcctcaacccatgaacgtgtgcctgacaaaaacctccgttctatataagattgaatgagcttctcttagattccttaatcagaatcttcgtggtataagctagaattgatggcggccactcttgaggatccggaaagtctaaaccttgtctgtggtattccgagtaggattcaaggattgaatggctgtgacaagcttcaatcgcgattgctgggcgtgatgacaaatgcaaaaggatcaatggatcctattccaacatgatcgagaaccaacagctgattagccgtgctgtgacagagcatctggaccgttttcactgagaggatgggaggtagccactgacaatggtgacaccctacatacagcttgcaaACAAGTTTTGCTATTTCAATAACCTGTAGGATATGAAGACATAGCATTATccgtataaattaaattttcaatgcCTTCAATGTCTCCATTAGTAAATTCAGGATCTTCTTTATCCGGCATTACCCAAAAATCTACTGTGTCAATGCTTTGAATGTCAATTGGATCAtaattcttcttcttgcaaTGCATTCTAGATTGAAGGCGTAGATTATAAGTGACATAAACAATGTCACTTAGCCTTTGATGCTCTAATCGGTTCCTCCTCTTTGAATGGATTTGTTCAAAGAGGCTCCAGTTCCTCTCGCAGTCGGATGATGAAgatgtttgatgaagaagacgaaTTGCCATTTTTTTCAAGTTAGGAGCACTCCCACCGTGTAGCCTCCACCATTCACCTACCGAATATGAAATTCAACCATCAATTctcattcaatatttaaaaaacattCAAAGTAAATTGAACATAGAAATATAAATACTTACCAGGTTCAAGTCTCTTAATTGCTTTCAATGTACTTTCCCTTCCAAAACTTCCTTTTCGATCTCGATACAACTGTATCTCTTGCATTGCAGCAACCGAGTCATCGCAAAGAGtttcaatatcaaataaatcaaGCAAAGATCTCAAGGTATTTGCCTTCTCAACAAACCCCTCACTATAGAAGAAATCTGGATTCAAAAAGTATGCTGCTGCATGGAGGTCACGCTTCAAATGCTTATCCCACCGCATTTTCAAGATACTTGTATAAGGTGTGTATGCAGATTTCCTATTTCTAAACATTGTCTTGATATTAATTTTGGCTCTTTGCATGCCCGCATACACGATACCCAGAGAAGGTTTCTCATCAGCATCAACAAGCCTCAATAACTTAATTAGAGGACCAACAAGCATAACAGTAGTAAAACAATCCTCCCAAAACTTACtatccaagataattgaactaaCCATCTTCCCATTGACACTCTTGGATAATTTATGAGAAGTGAAATATTTGTCCACCACCAATGTTTGCAAGTCTTCTTTATGATCATATATACTTTTCAAAGTAATGAAAATAGTAGCAAAACGTGTTACTCCTGGTCGAACAATTTCTTTtcactcttttctttttctaagccATGACAAGAAAATCATATGATTGTAAACAAACACAGTCACTTTTGAAGCACGAGAGGCAAGGTCAGCTATGTGAGGAAGACTTGCTATGTCTTTCAAGATAAGATTGATGCAATGAGCAGCACAAGGAGACCAAAAAATGTTTGGATAATT from Arachis duranensis cultivar V14167 chromosome 4, aradu.V14167.gnm2.J7QH, whole genome shotgun sequence encodes:
- the LOC107484946 gene encoding uncharacterized protein LOC107484946; protein product: MVSSIILDSKFWEDCFTTVMLVGPLIKLLRLVDADEKPSLGIVYAGMQRAKINIKTMFRNRKSAYTPYTSILKMRWDKHLKRDLHAAAYFLNPDFFYSEGFVEKANTLRSLLDLFDIETLCDDSVAAMQEIQLYRDRKGSFGRESTLKAIKRLEPGEWWRLHGGSAPNLKKMAIRLLHQTSSSSDCERNWSLFEQIHSKRRNRLEHQRLSDIVYVTYNLRLQSRMHCKKKNYDPIDIQSIDTVDFWVMPDKEDPEFTNGDIEGIENLIYTDNAMSSYPTGY